In one window of Gemmatimonadota bacterium DNA:
- a CDS encoding ABC transporter ATP-binding protein has translation MTAALRLAGLHKAYKDVRAVDGLDLEVRPGECFGLLGPNGAGKTTTIEICEGLLEPDHGTVEVLGLGWRRDRAALRERIGVSLQETQFSDKLTTLETVALFRSFYAAGAPPAEVLARVQLTEKAGARVGQLSGGQKQRLAIACALVGAPELLFLDEPTTGLDPQSRRQLWELIAGFRAQGRTVILTTHYMDEAERLCDRVAVVDRGKVIALGTPRELIASIGAEQVIEVMLLEGAGGPAPAWDQVPGVLGVQQVGRTVTLRVRQLHTALPGLLALLTAAGVALEELRTHAPTLEDVFVALTGRHLRDG, from the coding sequence ATGACCGCCGCGCTCCGGCTCGCCGGCCTTCACAAGGCGTACAAGGACGTGCGGGCGGTGGACGGGCTCGACCTCGAGGTCCGGCCCGGCGAGTGCTTCGGGCTGCTGGGCCCCAACGGCGCCGGGAAGACCACCACCATCGAGATCTGCGAAGGGCTGCTCGAGCCCGACCATGGCACGGTGGAGGTCCTGGGCCTCGGCTGGCGCCGAGACCGCGCGGCGCTGCGCGAGCGGATCGGCGTGTCGCTGCAGGAGACCCAGTTCTCCGACAAGCTGACCACCCTCGAGACCGTGGCGCTGTTCCGGAGCTTCTACGCCGCCGGCGCGCCGCCGGCGGAAGTGCTGGCCCGGGTGCAGCTCACCGAGAAGGCGGGCGCGCGGGTGGGCCAGCTGTCCGGCGGGCAGAAGCAGCGGCTGGCCATCGCCTGCGCGCTGGTGGGCGCACCGGAGCTGCTGTTCCTCGATGAGCCGACCACCGGGCTCGACCCGCAGTCGCGGCGCCAGTTGTGGGAGCTCATCGCCGGGTTCCGGGCCCAGGGCCGCACCGTGATCCTCACCACGCACTACATGGACGAGGCGGAGCGGCTGTGCGACCGGGTGGCGGTGGTGGACCGGGGGAAGGTGATCGCTCTGGGCACCCCGCGCGAGCTGATCGCCTCGATCGGGGCCGAGCAGGTGATCGAGGTGATGCTGCTGGAGGGGGCCGGCGGGCCGGCGCCGGCGTGGGACCAGGTGCCCGGCGTCCTTGGCGTGCAGCAGGTGGGGCGCACGGTCACCCTCCGGGTGCGCCAGCTGCACACCGCGCTGCCGGGCCTGCTCGCCCTGCTGACCGCGGCCGGGGTGGCGCTCGAGGAGCTGCGCACCCACGCCCCGACCCTCGAGGATGTGTTCGTGGCCCTCACCGGGAGGCACCTGCGCGATGGCTGA
- a CDS encoding ABC transporter permease gives MAEFGTSIRAMILVRLREFFREPEAVFWTYGFPIVLAGGLGIAFRDKPVDQVPVGVAEWTDGSATATAAALAGDSAFVVTRYPDSTAAALALRAGKVALVVVPAAGGGYAYRFDDTRPEAAMARLRVDDRLQRAAGRADPAGTTDQVVHERGSRYIDFLLPGLIGLNVMGSGVWGTGFSIVDARRRKLLKRLLATPMSRGEYLASFPLAQLLLLVLEVGTILLFGVLAFGVPIRGSLLALSVTAVIGSLTFGALGLLAAARPTTIEGASGLMNLVLMPMWVLSGVFFSSARFPEVIQPLIRALPLTALVDALRLIMLEGAGLAAVASQLAVLVVWLVLGFLLALRIFRWQ, from the coding sequence ATGGCTGAGTTCGGCACGAGCATCCGCGCGATGATCCTGGTCCGGCTGCGCGAGTTCTTCCGGGAGCCGGAGGCGGTGTTCTGGACCTACGGCTTTCCGATCGTGCTGGCGGGCGGGCTCGGCATCGCGTTCCGCGACAAGCCGGTCGACCAGGTGCCGGTGGGCGTGGCGGAGTGGACGGATGGCAGCGCCACCGCGACGGCCGCGGCCCTCGCCGGCGATTCGGCCTTCGTGGTGACGCGCTATCCCGACTCCACGGCCGCGGCGCTGGCGCTCCGCGCCGGGAAGGTGGCGCTGGTGGTGGTGCCCGCGGCGGGGGGCGGGTACGCGTATCGCTTCGACGACACCCGGCCCGAGGCGGCGATGGCGCGGCTCCGCGTGGACGACCGGCTCCAGCGCGCCGCCGGCCGCGCTGATCCCGCGGGCACCACCGACCAGGTGGTCCACGAGCGGGGCTCGCGCTACATCGACTTCCTGCTGCCGGGCCTGATCGGCCTCAACGTGATGGGCAGCGGGGTGTGGGGCACGGGATTCTCGATCGTCGACGCGCGGCGCCGCAAGCTGCTCAAGCGGCTGCTGGCCACGCCGATGTCGCGCGGGGAGTACCTCGCCTCGTTCCCGCTGGCCCAGCTGCTGCTGCTGGTGCTCGAGGTCGGCACCATCCTGCTCTTCGGGGTGCTGGCCTTCGGGGTCCCGATCCGGGGGTCGCTCCTGGCGCTCAGCGTCACCGCCGTCATCGGCTCGCTCACCTTCGGGGCGCTGGGGCTGCTCGCCGCCGCGCGCCCCACCACGATCGAGGGCGCCTCGGGGCTGATGAACCTGGTGCTGATGCCCATGTGGGTGCTCTCCGGCGTGTTCTTCTCCTCCGCGCGCTTCCCCGAGGTGATCCAGCCGCTGATCCGGGCGCTGCCGCTGACGGCGCTGGTCGATGCCCTGCGGCTCATCATGCTCGAGGGGGCCGGGCTCGCGGCGGTGGCCAGCCAGCTCGCGGTGCTGGTGGTGTGGCTGGTGCTCGGCTTCCTCCTGGCGCTGCGCATCTTCCGCTGGCAGTAG
- the solA gene encoding N-methyl-L-tryptophan oxidase: MAARSRSGSRRGSRCGSSWRSSATSSTATVTSACRVAAAPHVLVVGLGATGSAAALTLARRGIRVTGLDRFRPPHPHGSSHGRSRVIREAYYESPVYVPLIRRAYELWQALERDGGRPLLRQTGGLMLGPEGGPLVRGARHSAVEHGLPFELLDAATIRRRFPAFHAPAGTVGVLEPRAGFLDPEAAIETSLTLAARAGADLRFDVAVAGWRATASGLALDTSAGLLEADRVILTAGAWAPALLAGAAVPLRVERQVMYWFAPARPEGFAAGTLPVFIWEWEPGRLFYGIPDHGAGFKVAQHHGGEATTADTVRRRVLPEEVAGMRQLLRRFLPDADGPPTDAVTCLYTNTPDHHFVLGAHPGDPRVILGSACSGHGFKFATVLGEVLADLALTGRSSFDLTPFRPGRFG, translated from the coding sequence ATGGCCGCGAGGTCGCGGTCCGGCTCGAGGAGGGGGTCCCGCTGCGGGTCATCATGGAGGAGCAGCGCTACCTCCTCGACCGCCACCGTCACCTCGGCATGTAGGGTGGCGGCCGCCCCGCACGTCCTCGTCGTCGGGCTCGGCGCCACGGGCAGCGCCGCCGCGCTCACCCTGGCCCGCCGCGGCATCCGGGTCACCGGCCTCGACCGTTTCCGCCCGCCCCATCCACACGGCAGCTCCCACGGGCGCTCGCGCGTGATCCGCGAGGCCTACTACGAGTCGCCGGTCTACGTGCCGCTCATCCGTCGCGCCTACGAACTCTGGCAGGCGCTGGAGCGGGATGGCGGCCGTCCCCTCCTCCGCCAGACGGGCGGCCTGATGCTCGGGCCCGAGGGCGGCCCGCTGGTGCGCGGCGCCCGCCACAGCGCGGTCGAACATGGCCTGCCGTTCGAGTTGCTGGATGCCGCCACGATCCGCCGCCGGTTCCCCGCCTTCCACGCGCCGGCCGGCACCGTGGGGGTGCTGGAGCCGCGGGCCGGCTTCCTGGATCCCGAGGCGGCCATCGAGACGTCGCTCACGCTCGCGGCGCGCGCCGGGGCGGACCTGCGGTTTGATGTGGCCGTGGCCGGCTGGCGGGCCACCGCGTCGGGCCTTGCGCTCGACACCTCCGCCGGCCTGCTCGAGGCGGACCGGGTGATCCTCACCGCGGGCGCCTGGGCCCCGGCGCTGCTCGCGGGCGCCGCAGTGCCGCTCCGCGTGGAGCGGCAGGTGATGTACTGGTTCGCGCCCGCCAGGCCGGAGGGATTTGCCGCGGGCACGCTGCCGGTCTTCATCTGGGAGTGGGAGCCGGGGCGCCTCTTCTACGGCATCCCCGATCACGGCGCCGGCTTCAAGGTGGCCCAGCACCACGGCGGGGAGGCCACCACCGCCGACACCGTGCGCCGTCGGGTGCTGCCGGAGGAGGTCGCGGGCATGCGTCAGCTGCTGCGGCGCTTCCTGCCCGACGCCGACGGGCCGCCCACCGATGCCGTCACCTGCCTCTACACCAACACGCCGGACCACCACTTCGTCCTCGGGGCCCACCCGGGCGATCCCCGCGTCATCCTGGGCAGCGCCTGCTCCGGCCACGGCTTCAAGTTCGCGACCGTCCTCGGCGAGGTGCTCGCCGACCTCGCCCTGACCGGTCGCTCCAGCTTCGACCTCACCCCGTTCCGCCCGGGGCGCTTCGGCTGA
- a CDS encoding PilZ domain-containing protein, producing MAWVHEREHYRVAYPTQLRPKFLVQGFAFDVIDISERGLRFRLADAATPEAGNEVQGTVRFRRGETITVRGAVLRVDGREVAVRLEEGVPLRVIMEEQRYLLDRHRHLGM from the coding sequence ATGGCCTGGGTGCATGAGCGCGAGCATTACCGGGTGGCCTATCCCACCCAGCTGCGGCCGAAGTTCCTGGTCCAGGGATTCGCCTTCGACGTGATCGACATCTCCGAGCGCGGGCTGCGCTTCCGCCTGGCCGACGCCGCGACCCCCGAGGCCGGCAACGAGGTCCAGGGCACGGTCCGCTTCCGCCGCGGCGAGACGATCACCGTGCGCGGCGCCGTGCTCCGGGTGGATGGCCGCGAGGTCGCGGTCCGGCTCGAGGAGGGGGTCCCGCTGCGGGTCATCATGGAGGAGCAGCGCTACCTCCTCGACCGCCACCGTCACCTCGGCATGTAG
- a CDS encoding PilZ domain-containing protein, giving the protein MTEPSRRHLPRLSFQGRPAPKLETPGHSYEVLDLSPEGLRFRVATADRPAVTIGDVLRATLHFPADRSVEIEGRVLRVVGDEAAVRLDRGHDRIASTLPAGPARPRRTGLAW; this is encoded by the coding sequence ATGACCGAACCTTCCCGACGGCACCTGCCGCGCCTCTCGTTCCAGGGCCGCCCCGCGCCCAAGCTCGAGACGCCGGGCCACAGCTACGAGGTGCTCGACCTTTCGCCGGAGGGCCTCCGGTTCCGGGTGGCGACCGCCGACCGCCCGGCCGTCACCATCGGCGACGTGCTCCGGGCCACGCTCCACTTCCCCGCCGATCGCTCGGTCGAGATCGAGGGCCGGGTGCTCCGCGTGGTGGGCGACGAGGCCGCCGTGCGGCTCGATCGCGGGCACGACCGCATCGCCTCCACGCTCCCCGCGGGCCCGGCCCGGCCGCGGCGGACGGGACTGGCCTGGTAG
- a CDS encoding amidohydrolase family protein, protein MIDVNAFLGAYPWRRVPGTSAAGLIEAMDRAGIASAWVSHLPGFWWKDPAAGNGWLFEAVAREPRFRSVATIHPGLPGWEDDLTTAVEAGAVAVRADPGYLGLSPAGPEMLALVQAAGGAGIPLLAAVRLEDGRGRHPLDVAPELTPWAVRQWIRASATVRLVITHADRGFIEEVHHGSTPAEAGRIWWDISWVWGPPDDHLALLLATMGAARFLFGSGQPLRLAETPGARLDLLSLPAADRAAITHDNAAQLAGRRSPPA, encoded by the coding sequence ATGATCGACGTGAACGCCTTCCTCGGCGCCTATCCCTGGCGCCGGGTGCCCGGTACCTCGGCCGCGGGCCTGATCGAGGCCATGGACCGCGCCGGCATCGCGAGTGCCTGGGTGTCGCACCTGCCCGGATTCTGGTGGAAGGACCCGGCGGCCGGGAACGGCTGGCTGTTCGAGGCGGTGGCGCGGGAACCGCGCTTCCGGTCGGTGGCCACCATCCACCCCGGGCTCCCCGGCTGGGAGGATGACCTTACCACGGCCGTAGAGGCCGGGGCGGTGGCCGTCCGCGCCGATCCGGGCTACCTGGGGCTCTCCCCCGCGGGGCCGGAAATGCTGGCGCTGGTGCAGGCCGCGGGCGGCGCCGGGATTCCCCTCCTCGCGGCCGTCCGCCTCGAGGATGGCCGGGGCCGCCACCCGCTCGACGTGGCCCCCGAGCTCACGCCCTGGGCCGTGCGGCAGTGGATCCGGGCCAGCGCCACGGTACGCCTGGTGATCACCCACGCCGACCGGGGCTTCATCGAGGAGGTGCATCACGGATCCACCCCGGCCGAAGCGGGGCGGATCTGGTGGGACATCAGCTGGGTCTGGGGCCCCCCGGACGACCACCTGGCCCTCCTGCTTGCCACGATGGGCGCCGCACGCTTCCTTTTCGGCAGCGGGCAGCCGCTGCGCCTGGCGGAGACGCCGGGGGCGCGGCTTGATCTGCTGTCCCTCCCGGCGGCGGACCGGGCGGCGATCACCCACGACAACGCGGCCCAGCTGGCGGGCCGGCGGAGTCCACCGGCATGA
- a CDS encoding amidohydrolase — protein sequence MLIDVHAHFFHERAGRADWQERNASRLAAGERIGIRWHVASILGSWGHTSPVYFPSPDDVTFANLRLRDLAAAHPARVRGYVVVNPNHTTHALAEIATGAGQGMIGVKLAASRRADDPLLDPVCQAAREHRLPVLHHVWQHRRREWPGQEASDGVELCRLAARHPEVWFLLAHIGGGGDWLHTLRAARGARNVLLDLSGSGVDGGMLDEALRAVGAERLVWGADVTLCTGWAKLRYLERRLPPADVALVCGGNAQRIFPPGAFA from the coding sequence ATGCTCATCGACGTGCACGCGCACTTCTTCCATGAGCGCGCCGGCCGCGCGGACTGGCAGGAGCGCAACGCCAGCCGCCTGGCGGCCGGCGAGCGCATCGGCATCCGCTGGCACGTGGCCTCCATCCTCGGCAGCTGGGGCCACACCTCGCCGGTCTACTTCCCGTCGCCCGACGACGTGACCTTCGCCAACCTCCGCCTGCGGGACCTCGCCGCCGCGCACCCCGCCCGGGTGCGGGGGTACGTGGTGGTCAACCCCAACCACACCACCCACGCGCTGGCGGAGATCGCCACCGGGGCGGGGCAGGGGATGATCGGCGTGAAGCTCGCGGCCAGCCGCCGGGCCGACGACCCGCTGCTCGATCCCGTCTGTCAGGCGGCCCGGGAGCACCGGCTGCCCGTGCTGCACCACGTCTGGCAGCACCGCCGGCGCGAGTGGCCGGGCCAGGAGGCCTCCGACGGCGTGGAACTCTGCCGGCTGGCCGCGCGGCATCCGGAAGTGTGGTTCCTCCTGGCGCACATCGGCGGCGGCGGCGACTGGCTGCACACGCTGCGGGCCGCGCGGGGCGCGCGCAACGTGCTGCTCGACCTGTCCGGCAGCGGGGTGGACGGCGGCATGCTCGACGAGGCGCTGCGCGCCGTGGGCGCCGAACGCCTGGTCTGGGGCGCCGACGTGACCCTGTGCACCGGCTGGGCCAAACTGCGGTACCTCGAGCGGCGCCTTCCCCCCGCGGACGTGGCGCTGGTCTGCGGCGGCAATGCGCAGCGCATCTTCCCCCCCGGGGCCTTCGCATGA
- a CDS encoding aminotransferase class III-fold pyridoxal phosphate-dependent enzyme codes for MRIPGFTSTGSKRPDALFGPAAPRGLPVRFTRSAGARLWDAEGREYLDLVMALGAVGLGYGHPAVARAAHAAIDAGVVGSLPPELEERVAERLAALVPGMERTRFLKTGAEAVAAAVRLARAHTGREAILRCGYHGWLDWCQPAGTPGVPGAVAGLLGELPFNDSERARFLVRRAGERLAAVVIEPVVEAAPDPEWLEVLREETRRAGALLIFDEIKTGFRVGIGGAAARYGGAPDLLVFGKALANGFPLAAVGGRRPVMEDARRTWISSTLATEMVALAAADATLEVAAREQVPAHLERVGTLLLDGLSRLAARYPGLLGPPIGVPEMCALTYPSEEAGIRLARFAAEQGLLFKRNAYNFVSLAHGPAEVAQALAVLEEGCRILEGDGT; via the coding sequence GTGAGGATCCCCGGATTCACCTCGACCGGCAGCAAGCGGCCGGACGCGCTGTTCGGCCCCGCCGCGCCGCGCGGGCTGCCCGTCAGGTTCACGCGCAGCGCGGGCGCCCGCCTGTGGGACGCCGAGGGCCGGGAGTACCTGGACCTCGTCATGGCGCTGGGGGCGGTCGGGCTCGGCTATGGGCACCCCGCGGTGGCGCGCGCCGCGCATGCCGCCATCGATGCCGGGGTGGTCGGTTCGCTGCCGCCGGAACTCGAGGAACGGGTGGCCGAGCGGCTGGCGGCGCTGGTGCCGGGCATGGAGCGAACCCGGTTCCTCAAGACCGGCGCGGAGGCGGTGGCGGCCGCCGTGCGGCTGGCGCGGGCCCACACCGGGCGGGAGGCGATCCTGCGCTGCGGCTACCACGGCTGGCTCGACTGGTGCCAGCCCGCCGGCACGCCCGGAGTGCCGGGCGCCGTGGCCGGCCTCCTCGGTGAACTGCCCTTCAACGACAGCGAGCGGGCCCGCTTCCTGGTCCGCCGCGCCGGCGAGCGGCTGGCGGCGGTGGTGATCGAGCCGGTGGTCGAGGCCGCGCCCGATCCCGAGTGGCTCGAGGTGCTCCGCGAGGAGACCCGCCGCGCCGGGGCGCTCCTCATCTTTGACGAGATCAAGACCGGGTTCCGCGTGGGCATCGGGGGCGCGGCCGCACGCTACGGCGGTGCCCCGGACCTGCTGGTCTTCGGGAAGGCGCTTGCCAACGGGTTTCCGCTGGCCGCCGTGGGCGGACGTCGGCCCGTCATGGAGGATGCCCGCCGCACCTGGATCTCCTCCACCCTTGCCACCGAGATGGTGGCGCTTGCCGCCGCCGACGCCACCCTCGAGGTCGCGGCCCGGGAGCAGGTGCCCGCACACCTCGAACGGGTCGGCACGCTGCTGCTCGACGGTCTCTCCCGGCTCGCCGCGCGGTATCCCGGCCTGCTCGGCCCGCCGATCGGCGTGCCCGAGATGTGCGCCCTGACCTACCCCAGCGAGGAGGCGGGCATCCGGCTGGCGCGGTTCGCGGCGGAGCAGGGGCTCCTGTTCAAGCGGAACGCCTACAACTTCGTGTCCCTGGCCCACGGGCCGGCCGAGGTGGCGCAGGCGCTGGCGGTATTGGAGGAGGGGTGCCGGATCCTCGAGGGCGATGGCACCTGA